The following are encoded in a window of Thunnus albacares chromosome 17, fThuAlb1.1, whole genome shotgun sequence genomic DNA:
- the LOC122967243 gene encoding myosin-4-like: MSTDGEMAIFGAAAQYLRKSEKERMEAQSRPFDSKTACFVSDEKELYVKAEIQDKADDKVTVKTVDDRTLTVKEDQVFPMNPPKFDKIEDMVMMTHLHEPAVLFNLKERYAAWMIYTYSGLFCVTVNPYKWLPVYNPEVVQAFRGKKRMEVPPHIFALSDNAYQFMLTDRENQSILITGESGAGKTVNTKRVIQYFATIAVSADKKKEMNSKMKGTLEDQIIQANPLLEAFGNAKTVRNDNSSRFGKFIRIHFGTTGKLSSADIETYLLEKSRVSFQLAAERSYHIFYQLTCNKKPELIDLLLITTNPYDFAFISQGEISVKSINDAEELMATDEAFDILGFTADEKMSIYKLTGAVMHYGNMKFKQKQREEQAEPDGTEEADKAAYLMGLNSADLLKNLCYPRVKVGNEYVTKGQSVQQVYNSIGALAKSVYEKMFLWMVIRINQQLDTKQPRQHFIGVLDIAGFEIFDYNSMEQLCINFTNEKLQQFFNHHMFVLEQEEYKKEGIEWEFIDFGMDLAACIELIEKPMGIFSILEEECMFPKSTDTSFKNKLYDQHLGKNSCFLKPKIVKGKPEAHFTLVHYAGTVDYNITGWLEKNKDPLNESVVQLYQKSSVKILAMFYASFSGTDDPAAGGTKKGSKKKGASFQTVSALFRENLGKLMTNLRTTHPHFVRCLIPNETKTPGVMENHLVIHQLRCNGVLEGIRICRKGFPSRLLYGDFKQRYRILNASAVPEGQFMDNKKAAEKLLGSIDVDHTQYKFGHTKVFFKAGLLGTLEEMRDERLAQVVMSTQALCRGYLVRLEYQKMMARKEAIYTIQYNFRSFMNVKHWPWMKLYFKLKPLLKSAEAEKEMAQMKVDFTKLKEDLAKSENRRREIEEKMVSIVQEKNDLLLQVQAESDNLLDAEERCEGLIKSKIQLEAKLKEVTERLEDEEEVNAELTAKKRKLEDECSELKRDIDDLELTLAKVEKEKHAVENKVKNLIEEVMSQDENIIKLSKEKKALQEAHQQTLDDLQSEEDKINALTKAKTKLDQQVDELEGSLEQEKKIRMELERAKRKLEGDLKLAQESIMDLENEKQQLDEKLKKKDFELSQLQTKIEDEQALGAQLQKKIKELQARIEESEEEIEAERSTRAKVEKQRSDLSRELEEITERLEEAGGATAAQVEMSKKREAEFLKLRRELEECSLQQDATSAALRKKHADSVAELGEQLDNIQRVRQKLEKEKNELRLEMDDLSSNMETMAKAKVNLEKMCRSLEDQLNEVKTKEEEHHRLINDLSSQKARLQTENAEMSRQLEEKDSLMSQLTRGKQAYIQQIEELKRLHEEEVKAKNALAHGLQSSRHDCELLREQYEEEQEAKAELHRCLSKANSEVAQWRTKYETDAIQRTEELEEAKKKLALRLQDAEEAVEAVNSKCSSLEKTKQRLQGEVEDLMMDVERSNSAAAALDKKQRNFDKVLAEWKQKYEEGQAELESALKEVRSLGTENFKMKNAFEECLEQVETLKRENKNLQQEIMDLTEQLGETGKTIHELEKSKKQTEQEKLDAQSALEEAEASMEHEESKILRVQLELNQVKSEVDKKIAEKDEEIEQLKRNSQRIIDTMQSNLDTEVRSRNDALRVKKKMEGDLNEMEIQLSHANRQAAEAQKQLRNIQVQLKEVQIHLEDVLRNNDDMKEQVSMSERRSNLIQAEMEEIRAAVEQTERSRKLAEQELLDASERVQLLHSQNTSLLNSRKKMEADLSQVQGEMDESVQAARNAEEKARKAITDSAMMAEELKKEQDTSAHLERMKKNLEMTVKDLQQRLDEAENLAMKGGKKQLQKLEARVRELENELEAEQRHGSDTVKGVRKLERRIKELTYQSDEDKKNMMRLQELADKLQLKVKVYKRQAEEAEEQANTHLTKLRKVQHELEEAEERADIAESQINKMKVKSRDMGKTKDSGE, translated from the exons ACCTATTCTGGACTCTTCTGTGTCACTGTGAACCCTTACAAATGGCTACCGGTCTACAACCCAGAGGTGGTCCAGGCCTtcagagggaagaagaggatgGAAGTTCCTCCTCACATCTTCGCCCTGTCTGATAACGCCTACCAGTTCATGCTCACCG ATCGTGAAAATCAGTCTATACTTATCAC AGGAGAATCAGGTGCAGGAAAGACTGTCAACACGAAACGTGTCATTCAGTACTTTGCGACAATCGCAGTGTCTGCAGACAAGAAGAAGGAGATGAACAGTAAAATGAAG GGGACTCTGGAGGATCAAATCATCCAGGCCAACCCGCTGCTGGAAGCTTTTGGGAATGCCAAGACTGTGAGGAATGACAACTCTTCCCGCTTT GGTAAATTTATTCGAATACACTTTGGCACGACTGGTAAACTGTCATCTGCAGATATTGAAACAT ATCTGCTAGAGAAATCAAGAGTGTCATTTCAGCTGGCAGCTGAGAGGAGTTATCATATTTTTTATCAACTTACCTGCAACAAGAAGCCTGAACTTATTG ATCTGCTTCTCATCACCACCAACCCCTACGACTTTGCCTTCATCAGTCAAGGGGAAATCAGCGTCAAAAGCATAAATGACGCTGAGGAGTTAATGGCTACAGAT GAGGCCTTTGATATTCTGGGTTTCACTGCTGATGAGAAAATGTCCATCTACAAGCTGACTGGTGCTGTGATGCATTATGGGAACATGAAGTTCAAGCAGAAACAGCGGGAGGAGCAGGCAGAGCCCGATGGCACTGAAG AAGCTGATAAAGCCGCATATCTGATGGGCCTGAACTCTGCTGATCTGCTGAAAAACCTTTGTTATCCCAGAGTAAAGGTCGGGAATGAGTACGTAACCAAAGGACAAAGTGTGCAGCAG GTGTACAACTCCATTGGTGCACTTGCAAAGTCAGTCTATGAGAAGATGTTTCTGTGGATGGTCATACGAATTAACCAGCAGCTGGACACAAAACAACCCAGACAACACTTCATTGGAGTTCTCGATATTGCTGGTTTTGAAATCTTTGAT TATAACAGCATGGAGCAACTCTGCATTAATTTCACCAATGAGAAGCTGCAACAGTTTTTCAACCACCACATGTTTGTACTGGAGCAAGAAGAATACAAAAAGGAAGGGATTGAGTGGGAGTTCATTGACTTTGGTATGGACCTGGCAGCCTGCATTGAGCTCATTGAGAAG CCAATGGGGATCTTCTCCATCCTCGAGGAAGAGTGCATGTTCCCAAAATCAACAGACACCTCTTTCAAGAACAAACTGTATGACCAACATCTTGGCAAGAACAGCTGCTTCTTGAAGCCCAAAATAGTGAAAGGCAAGCCTGAGGCTCACTTCACCTTGGTGCACTACGCTGGCACCGTGGACTACAACATCACCGGCTGGCTGGAGAAGAACAAAGACCCGCTGAACGAATCTGTGGTCCAGCTGTACCAGAAGTCTTCAGTCAAAATACTGGCAATGTTTTATGCAAGCTTCTCTGGAACAGATG ATCCAGCTGCAGGAGGAACCAAGAAAGGATCCAAGAAGAAGGGAGCGTCTTTCCAAACAGTGTCAGCTCTGTTCAGG GAGAATCTGGGGAAGCTCATGACCAATCTGAGAACCACTCATCCTCACTTTGTGCGGTGCCTGATaccaaatgagacaaaaacaccaG GTGTCATGGAAAACCACCTGGTGATCCATCAGCTACGCTGCAACGGTGTGCTGGAGGGCATCCGGATCTGTAGGAAAGGATTTCCAAGCAGACTTCTGTATGGGGACTTCAAGCAGAG ATACAGGATTCTTAATGCCAGCGCTGTTCCAGAGGGACAGTTTATGGATAACAAGAAAGCTGCAGAGAAACTCTTGGGCTCCATTGATGTGGATCACACGCAGtacaagtttggacacactaag GTGTTTTTTAAAGCAGGTCTGCTGGGCACTTTGGAGGAAATGAGGGATGAGCGGTTAGCGCAGGTCGTGATGTCCACTCAGGCGCTGTGTCGCGGATACCTCGTCCGGCTGGAGTACCAGAAGATGATGGCCAGGAA GGAGGCAATCTACACTATCCAGTATAACTTTCGCTCCTTCATGAATGTCAAACACTGGCCATGGATGAAGCTCTACTTTAAGCTCAAACCTCTCCTGAAGAGTGCTGAGGCTGAGAAGGAAATGGCCCAAATGAAGGTGGATTTCACAAAGCTCAAAGAAGACCTGGCCAAATCAGAAAACCGGCGGAGGGAGATTGAAGAGAAAATGGTCTCTATTGTACAAGAGAAGAATGATCTCCTCCTCCAAGTCCAGGCA GAGTCAGATAACCTGCTGGATGCAGAGGAGAGATGTGAAGGACTCATCAAAAGCAAGATCCAACTGGAAGCCAAGCTGAAGGAGGTAACAGAGAGActggaagatgaggaggaggtgaacgCTGAGCTGACCGCCAAGAAGCGAAAACTTGAGGACGAGTGCTCTGAGCTGAAGAGGGACATCGACGACTTAGAGCTCACCTTAGCCAAAGTGGAGAAGGAGAAACACGCTGTAGAAAACAAG GTGAAAAACCTGATTGAAGAAGTCATGAGCCAAGATGAGAACATCATCAAACTATCCAAAGAGAAGAAAGCCCTGCAGGAAGCCCATCAGCAAACACTGGATGACCTGCAGTCAGAAGAGGATAAAATCAATGCTCTGACCAAAGCCAAAACCAAATTAGACCAGCAGGTAGATGAG CTGGAAGGTTCGCTGGAACAAGAGAAGAAGATCCGTATGGAACTGGAGAGAGCCAAGAGAAAGCTGGAGGGGGATCTGAAACTTGCTCAAGAGTCCATAATGGATCTGGAAAATGAGAAGCAGCAGCTGGATGAAAAGCTCAAAAA GAAAGACTTTGAGCTGTCGCAGCTACAGACAAAGATAGAAGACGAACAGGCGCTCGGAGCACagctacagaaaaaaataaaagagctgcag GCCAGAATCGAGGAGTCCGAGGAGGAAATTGAAGCTGAGCGCTCAACCCGAGCCAAAGTAGAGAAGCAGAGGTCTGATCTGTCGAGGGAGCTGGAGGAGATCACCGAGAGGCTGGAGGAGGCCGGAGGAGCCACAGCCGCTCAGGTCGAGATGAGCAAAAAGCGGGAAGCTGAGTTCCTCAAACTGCGCAGAGAGCTGGAGGAGTGTTCGCTGCAGCAGGACGCCACCTCCGCCGCTCTGCGCAAGAAACATGCAGACAGCGTGGCTGAACTGGGAGAACAGCTCGATAACATCCAGAGGGTCAGACAGAAactggagaaggagaagaacGAGTTGAGGCTGGAGATGGACGACTTATCAAGCAACATGGAGACTATGGCCAAAGCAAAG GTTAATTTAGAGAAAATGTGCCGTTCACTTGAAGATCAACTAAATGAGGTAAAAACCAAAGAGGAAGAGCATCACAGACTCATAAACGACCTTTCAAGCCAGAAAGCTCGGCTGCAGACGGAAAATG CTGAAATGTCTCGCCAGCTTGAAGAAAAAGACTCCTTAATGTCACAGCTAACTCGGGGGAAACAAGCTTATATTCAGCAGATTGAGGAACTGAAAAGACTtcatgaggaggaggtgaag GCAAAAAATGCTCTGGCTCACGGTTTGCAGTCATCTCGACATGACTGTGAGCTGCTAAGAGAGCAGTACGAGGAGGAACAGGAGGCCAAAGCTGAGCTGCACCGCTGCCTGTCCAAGGCCAACAGCGAGGTGGCTCAGTGGAGAACCAAATACGAGACCGACGCCATCCAGCGCACCGAGGAGCTCGAGGAGGCAAA GAAGAAGCTGGCGTTACGTCTGCAAGACGCAGAAGAAGCTGTGGAGGCCGTTAACTCCAAATGTTCTTCTCTTGAGAAGACGAAGCAGCGGCTGCAGGGAGAGGTGGAGGACTTAATGATGGATGTCGAGCGGTCCAATTCTGCTGCTGCCGCCTTGGACAAGAAGCAGAGAAATTTTGACAAG GTTTTGGCTGAGTGGAAGCAGAAATACGAGGAAGGTCAGGCAGAACTGGAGTCTGCTCTGAAAGAGGTGCGTTCTTTGGGCACTGAGAACTTCAAGATGAAGAACGCCTTCGAAGAATGTCTGGAACAAGTGGAGACGCTCAAACGGGAAAATAAAAACCTCCAAC AGGAAATAATGGATCTCACTGAGCAGTTGGGAGAAACGGGCAAAACCATCCACGAGCTCGAGAAATCAAAGAAACAGACTGAACAGGAGAAGCTGGACGCCCAGAGTGCTCTGGAAGAGGCGGAG GCCTCCATGGAGCACGAGGAGTCCAAGATCCTGCGAGTGCAGCTGGAGCTGAACCAGGTGAAGTCCGAGGTGGACAAGAAGATAGCCGAGAAGGACGAAGAGATCGAACAGCTGAAGAGAAACAGCCAGCGAATCATCGACACCATGCAAAGCAATTTGGACACCGAGGTCCGGAGCAGGAACGACGCCCTGAGAGTcaagaagaagatggagggaGACCTCAACGAGATGGAGATTCAGCTGAGCCATGCTAACAGGCAGGCAGCCGAGGCTCAGAAACAACTGAGAAACATACAAGTTCAGCTGAAG GAGGTTCAGATTCATCTGGAGGACGTCCTGAGAAACAACGATGACATGAAAGAGCAGGTCAGCATGTCTGAGCGCAGAAGCAACCTCATACAGGCTGAAATGGAGGAAATCAGAGCCGCTGTGGAACAAACTGAGAGGAGCCGCAAGTTAGCAGAGCAGGAGCTGCTGGACGCCAGCGAGAGAGTGCAGCTGCTTCACTCACAG AACACCAGCCTGCTCAATAGTCGTAAAAAGATGGAGGCTGATCTGTCTCAGGTTCAGGGTGAGATGGATGAAAGCGTCCAAGCCGCCAGGAATGCTGAAGAGAAAGCCAGGAAGGCGATCACTGAT tCTGCCATGATGGCTGAAGAGCTGAAGAAAGAGCAGGACACCAGCGCTCACctggagaggatgaagaagaaccTGGAGATGACGGTGAAAGACCTGCAGCAGCGTCTCGACGAGGCTGAAAACCTGGCCATGAAGGGTGGAAAGAAGCAGCTCCAAAAACTGGAAGcaagg GTGCGAGAGCTGGAAAATGAACTCGAAGCGGAACAAAGACACGGCTCAGATACTGTGAAAGGGGTACGCAAACTTGAGCGCAGGATTAAAGAGCTCACCTATCAG tctgatgaggacaagaaaaacatgatgaGACTGCAGGAGCTGGCGGACAAACTCCAACTGAAGGTCAAAGTGTACAAGAGGCAGGCCGAAGAAGCT GAAGAGCAAGCCAACACTCATTTGACGAAGCTGAGGAAGGTGCAGCACGAGCTGGAGGAGGCCGAGGAGCGTGCTGACATCGCCGAGTCCCAGATCAATAAGATGAAAGTCAAGAGTCGTGACATGGGCAAG ACAAAAGACAGCGGAGAATAA